A single region of the Biomaibacter acetigenes genome encodes:
- the larB gene encoding nickel pincer cofactor biosynthesis protein LarB: MNLENIRELLEDYKNDRVTIDKVIQNLRDLPYEDLGFARIDHHRALRRGVPEVIFCQGKTLHRIIEIVRHMLVKNSVVMGTRADKNIFEEVKKIAPDAKYYDDARIFLIEREKLPQNKGVIAVVSAGTSDIPVAEEAAVTAEVFGNEVERLYDVGVAGIHRLFMNMDVLHKARVVIVVAGMEGALASVVAGLVDKPVIAVPTSVGYGASFHGLSALLTMLNSCAGGITVVNIDNGFGAGFAAHQINKLGG; encoded by the coding sequence ATTAATTTGGAAAATATTAGAGAGCTCCTTGAAGATTATAAAAATGACAGAGTGACCATAGATAAAGTCATACAAAATCTCCGGGACCTTCCTTATGAGGATCTGGGGTTTGCCAGGATCGACCATCACCGGGCGCTGAGGCGAGGAGTGCCGGAGGTCATATTTTGCCAGGGCAAGACTCTGCACCGCATAATAGAGATAGTCCGGCATATGCTGGTAAAAAACAGTGTTGTCATGGGAACCCGGGCAGATAAAAACATCTTTGAAGAAGTAAAAAAAATTGCCCCCGATGCAAAATACTATGATGATGCCAGGATTTTCCTGATAGAGCGGGAAAAATTGCCGCAGAATAAAGGTGTTATAGCCGTGGTTTCTGCAGGAACTTCCGATATCCCTGTGGCCGAAGAGGCCGCCGTTACCGCCGAAGTCTTCGGGAATGAGGTGGAAAGGCTCTACGACGTAGGTGTGGCGGGGATACATCGGCTTTTTATGAATATGGATGTCCTGCATAAAGCCCGGGTGGTCATAGTGGTGGCGGGCATGGAAGGGGCTCTGGCCAGCGTGGTGGCGGGCCTGGTGGACAAACCCGTCATAGCCGTTCCTACCAGTGTGGGTTATGGCGCAAGCTTTCACGGACTTTCGGCGCTGCTCACCATGCTCAACTCCTGCGCCGGAGGCATTACCGTGGTCAACATCGACAACGGCTTCGGAGCAGGATTCGCCGCCCATCAGATAAACAAACTGGGAGGTTGA
- the larE gene encoding ATP-dependent sacrificial sulfur transferase LarE has protein sequence MPTEQDLEQKLQQLKSVIKGLTSVLVAFSGGVDSTFLLKVCLDTLGSDNVLAVTAKSATYPERELQDAVRLAGMLGARHKIIESEELDIPGFSDNPPERCYYCKKELFGKLLDIARQEGLNFVVDGSNFDDTADFRPGMRAVRELGVRSPLKESGITKDDIRALSKKMGLPTWDKPSFACLSSRFPYGEKITKEKLNRVARAEEVLRNAGFSQYRVRSHRDIARIEVEPGEMSRFFDRDLREQVAQKIKQAGFSYVTLDLLGYRTGSMNEVLKEGEKAAWIN, from the coding sequence ATGCCAACTGAACAGGATTTAGAGCAAAAGTTACAGCAACTGAAGTCGGTGATAAAAGGCTTAACCAGTGTACTGGTGGCTTTTTCGGGGGGTGTGGACAGCACCTTTTTGTTGAAAGTTTGTCTGGATACACTGGGAAGTGATAATGTTCTGGCAGTGACGGCAAAGTCTGCCACATATCCCGAAAGGGAATTACAGGATGCCGTAAGGCTTGCCGGCATGCTGGGAGCCCGCCACAAAATTATAGAGTCAGAAGAACTGGACATCCCCGGCTTTTCCGATAATCCACCGGAACGCTGCTACTATTGTAAAAAGGAACTTTTTGGTAAATTGTTGGATATTGCCCGCCAGGAAGGCTTAAATTTCGTGGTGGATGGTTCCAACTTTGACGATACGGCAGATTTCCGACCGGGCATGAGAGCTGTCAGGGAACTGGGGGTAAGAAGTCCTTTAAAGGAATCGGGCATTACCAAAGACGATATAAGGGCTCTTTCAAAAAAAATGGGCCTTCCTACCTGGGATAAACCTTCCTTTGCGTGCCTTTCGTCGAGATTTCCTTATGGTGAAAAAATAACTAAAGAAAAGTTGAACAGGGTAGCCCGGGCTGAAGAAGTTTTAAGGAACGCAGGATTTTCTCAGTACAGGGTGAGGAGCCACCGTGATATAGCCCGCATAGAGGTGGAGCCCGGGGAGATGAGCCGGTTCTTTGACAGGGATTTGCGGGAACAGGTGGCGCAGAAAATAAAACAAGCGGGTTTTAGCTATGTAACACTTGACCTTTTAGGTTACAGGACCGGCAGCATGAACGAAGTGTTAAAAGAAGGAGAAAAGGCCGCCTGGATAAATTAA
- the recD2 gene encoding SF1B family DNA helicase RecD2 codes for MVEMEGTVERISYHNEENCFTVVRVSIKENNDIVTAVGYFPSLEVGEVLKLRGNWVMHKDYGYQLKVEYYETVMPAGIKDIENYLASGVIRGIGPVTAKKIVEKFGERSLEVLGESPDELLELEGIGEKRKEMIAESFREQQETRAIMLFLQQYGIGPGVAVKVYKKYREKSIEVLKENPYRLADEVYGIGFKTADKIALKMGMAENSTERLSSGLKYTLLNAAEDGHVFLPKQELIHKAKDLLEIEDESLLEQSLRALAEKEDVVIEKTWGREEIYLAGFYLSEKAVARRLFLLAVMGDKPLKISAEHIDRIEKKCSIKLAKRQREALEAAASSGVLVITGGPGTGKTTTVKSLIEFFQGQKLKVALAAPTGRAAKRMAEATGQEAKTIHRLLEYKAYEEGSMAFGKNQDEPLDEDVIIVDETSMVDIILMHHLLSALKPGARLILVGDKDQLPSVGPGSVLREVIASGKVPVVVLDEIFRQARESMIVVNAHRINQGFFPYLNVKGKDFFFEQVIPPEEILNTVLALVKTRLPGYAGLDPMEDIQVITPMKKGIVGVMNLNEKLQQLLNPPDTGKKEWRFRSLTFREGDRVMQIKNNYDKEVFNGDLGRIIKIDEEGRVLVAFTEPGQDREVVYQAQDLEELSLAYALSVHKSQGNEFSAVVMPITTQHYVMLQRNLLYTAITRAKKLLVLVGTKQALSIAIHNNRALMRYSRLADRVVEEFKGARLV; via the coding sequence ATGGTGGAGATGGAAGGCACCGTAGAGAGGATTTCCTATCACAATGAGGAAAATTGCTTTACAGTAGTAAGAGTTTCTATAAAAGAGAATAACGACATAGTGACGGCCGTCGGGTATTTTCCCTCATTGGAAGTGGGGGAAGTGCTCAAGCTCCGGGGGAACTGGGTGATGCACAAGGATTACGGATACCAGCTCAAAGTGGAGTATTATGAGACGGTGATGCCCGCCGGTATAAAAGATATTGAAAATTATCTGGCTTCAGGAGTAATCCGAGGTATCGGGCCTGTGACAGCTAAAAAAATAGTTGAGAAGTTCGGCGAAAGATCCCTGGAGGTTTTGGGGGAATCTCCCGATGAACTTCTGGAATTGGAGGGTATCGGCGAGAAAAGGAAAGAAATGATTGCGGAGTCTTTCAGGGAACAGCAGGAGACCAGGGCGATAATGCTGTTTTTGCAGCAATACGGTATAGGGCCGGGCGTGGCTGTAAAAGTATATAAAAAGTACAGGGAAAAGTCTATAGAAGTCCTGAAAGAAAACCCTTACAGGCTGGCGGACGAGGTCTACGGTATAGGTTTTAAGACCGCCGATAAGATTGCCCTCAAGATGGGAATGGCCGAAAATTCTACGGAGAGACTCTCCTCAGGCCTGAAATATACCCTTCTGAATGCCGCGGAAGACGGTCATGTATTTCTGCCGAAACAGGAACTCATACATAAAGCCAAGGATCTTCTGGAAATAGAAGACGAATCTTTATTGGAACAATCTCTACGGGCACTGGCGGAAAAAGAAGATGTGGTGATAGAAAAAACCTGGGGCAGGGAGGAAATTTACCTTGCAGGCTTTTATCTTTCGGAAAAGGCCGTGGCTCGGCGGCTGTTTCTTTTGGCCGTCATGGGGGACAAACCCCTTAAGATTTCCGCAGAACACATTGACCGTATCGAGAAAAAATGTTCCATTAAACTTGCAAAAAGGCAGCGGGAAGCGCTGGAGGCGGCCGCATCTTCAGGCGTCCTGGTCATCACAGGAGGCCCGGGAACCGGCAAGACCACCACGGTGAAAAGCCTCATAGAATTTTTCCAGGGGCAAAAACTCAAAGTGGCCCTGGCAGCCCCCACGGGCCGGGCCGCCAAGCGTATGGCGGAAGCCACCGGGCAGGAAGCCAAAACCATACATCGCCTCCTGGAATACAAGGCCTATGAAGAGGGAAGCATGGCCTTCGGTAAAAACCAGGATGAACCGCTGGATGAAGATGTAATAATCGTCGATGAGACCTCCATGGTGGACATCATCCTGATGCACCACCTGCTTTCGGCATTGAAGCCCGGGGCAAGGCTCATCCTGGTGGGTGACAAAGACCAGCTTCCATCTGTTGGCCCCGGCAGCGTGCTCCGGGAAGTTATAGCCAGCGGCAAAGTACCCGTGGTGGTACTGGATGAGATTTTCCGGCAGGCCCGGGAAAGCATGATAGTGGTAAATGCCCACAGGATAAATCAGGGATTTTTCCCGTATCTCAATGTAAAGGGCAAGGATTTTTTCTTTGAACAGGTGATCCCGCCGGAAGAGATTTTGAATACCGTTCTGGCCCTGGTTAAAACCAGACTGCCGGGATACGCCGGCCTTGATCCCATGGAAGATATTCAGGTCATAACCCCCATGAAAAAAGGAATAGTTGGAGTAATGAACCTCAATGAAAAACTGCAGCAGCTTTTAAATCCTCCTGACACGGGTAAAAAGGAATGGCGCTTCCGTTCCCTTACCTTCCGGGAAGGTGACAGGGTCATGCAAATAAAAAACAATTATGACAAGGAAGTGTTTAACGGCGACCTGGGGAGGATAATAAAGATTGATGAAGAGGGCAGAGTGCTGGTGGCCTTTACCGAACCCGGACAGGATCGGGAAGTGGTTTATCAGGCCCAGGACCTGGAAGAGCTCAGCCTGGCTTATGCCCTTTCGGTCCACAAGAGCCAGGGCAACGAGTTTTCGGCGGTGGTGATGCCCATCACCACTCAGCACTACGTGATGCTTCAGAGAAATCTGCTCTATACGGCCATTACCCGGGCGAAAAAACTACTGGTACTGGTGGGCACAAAACAGGCCCTGAGCATAGCAATACATAACAACAGGGCATTGATGCGTTACAGCCGCCTGGCCGACAGGGTTGTGGAGGAGTTTAAAGGTGCAAGGCTGGTGTGA